The nucleotide window CTCCTTGTAATGACATTTAAAATCGTCACTACGAATGAAACGCAGTGAAATAAAGTAGTCTATTTATTTTTTATTCTAAACTTAACTTTTCAACTCTCTTTAATAAGTTTACTTCGTCGTGCCTCCTCGTAATGACGTTTTATTATAGTGAATTACTTCTTTATCGCCTTCTCTAATTTAGTAACTCTTTCTAACAGTGATTTTAATATTATGTTTTCTTTTTCTAACTTTTCAATTTTAGAATTCTGTTCTTTTAATTGCTTAACTTCTTTATCTTTTTCATTTAATCTTTTCTCTTGCTGCAATGTATACAACGTTAACTCTTCAATTTTCTGTAATAACTTAGCATCCATTTCACCTAAAAAGAATCCGTTTTTTTCTACTTCCTTAGCACTAGGGATATCTTTTAAATGTCCTTTCTCTTTAATGTGTTTTTCTACTTCAGTAAGTGTTGGTAATTTATATTCTTTTTCAAATACAAAATCTGACCAATTCGCGTAGCTCGCTACTTTTACTTCTGTTGTTGCTATTTTTCCATTTACGCCTAATTTAAATCCTTTAGTATCTGTAGTACCAATTCCAACATTACCATTCGTTTTAATTGTCATTCGAGCAACATTACTTGTCATAATTCCAAAATCATGATTAGATATAGTTCCTACTTTAGAATTCCCTCCCATATGTGACCATAGAGCTGTTTGAACACCTGTCTGTCTCTCTTCTATTAAAATTCTTGAATGTACATTATCATCAATATTAATAGTTTGTCCCCAACTACCTGGATTTGAAAAAGTCTCATCCCCAACATAAAGGTGTCCATTTCTAACATCTAATTTAGCACTTGGTGTTGTAGTTCCAATCCCTACTTCGCCATCTTTGTTTAAATAAAATTTAGCAAAACTTTTTTGAGAACTAGCTGTATTTAGCTCATTATTATTACTTACACCAATCATAAAACTGTTTGCATGATCGGTATAAGGGTTTCCAATAAACCAATTATTTGTTTGTCCTAAAGTAAATATTCCTGCTCCTCTATAGTCGGAATGACTTTTTAAAAATATCTTAGAGGCAACATACCCACTTCCATTATCTGCATTAACTTGGAAATAACTACTTACTTCGTTTTGTGCAGTAACCCCAAAGCACATACCTACTATTGTTACAATAGTAATTTTCATTCTTGTTTTCATATTTTTTTTTTATTTTTCTAATAACCTTTTAACCAAAATTTTTAACTCTTTTAATTCTTTTTCTTGTTTCTCAAATTTTTTATCCTGCTCTTTTAATCTCTTCTCTTGCTCCAATGTATACAAGGTTAGTTCTTCAATTTTTTGTAATAACTTAGCATCCATTTCACCTAAAAAGAATCCATTTTTTTCTACATCCTTAGCACTAGGGATATCTTTTAAGTGTCCTTTTTCTTTAATGTGTTTTTCTACTTCAGTAAGTGTTGGTAAATTATAGTTTTTTTCAAATACAAAGTCTGGCCAATTTTCTCTTAATTGAACCTTAACTTCTTCTGTTATTGTTTTCCCTGCTACTGCAAGTTTATATTCAGAAGGAATATTTTCTGTTCCAATTCCCACTTTTCCTCCTTGAGGATTTATTAAAAATGTTCTATTTTGGGAATAATTAATTGGATTTTTAGCTTGTATGTATCCAGCATAATCTTGATTATGACTATTAATTATACCTGATAAAATTTCAGTTCCACCCCAGCTTCTATCTGTAAAACCAATTCTTAAAAAACCATTTGGTGAACTACCTGAAGTTGCTGGTAATCCAAATGAATTGGATGCCACATCCAATTTAGTACTTGGATTTATTGTTCCTATACCTACATTACCTTTTGTATCAATTCTTAATTTAATATTTTGGTTAGAATTAGCAACTTCGTCAAGAGTTACATTTCCTTCTTTTCCAAAAAAATCAATTTGCCCATTTTGTCCCATTTTTATTCCTGAAAAGCCATCAGTTTTTGTTTTACCAACTCTTGCAACAAAATTATCATCTCCTCCATTATATCTCGTATAAATATTTTTTCCTAAAACTAAACCACCATCAGAACGTGTTGAGCCAATTGATGAATATCCTTTTCCTCCTCCAAGTGTAATTAAACCATTTAAAGTTCCACTACCTATTTGTAAATTCCCTTCTGGAGATGTCGTTCCAATTCCAACCCTACCATTGGCGTTCAAATAAAATTTAGCAAAACTTTTTTGAGCAACTGGGTCAATACCGTCACTTTTGTTACTTACCCCAATCATAAAACTATTTGCATGATCAGTATAAGGGTTTCCTATAAACCAATTATTGGTTTGCCCTAAAGTAAACAGTCCAGTACCTCTGTCATTACTATGACTCTTTAAATAAATTTTTGATGCGACATATCCATTTGAATTGTCTGCATTAACTTGGAAATAAGTGCTTACTTCGTTTTGTGCAGTAACCCCCATGCACATCCCTACTATTGTTACAATAGTAATTTTCATTCTTGTTTTCATAAAAATATTTTTTATTTTTCTAATAATCTTTTAACCAAAATTTTTAACTCTTTTAGCTCTTTTTCTTGTTTAGCTATTTTAGAATTTTGCTGTTTTAACGCCTTAATTTCTTTGCTTTGTGAGTTTAATCTTTTCTCTTGCTTAAGAGTATACAACGTTAACTCTTCAATTTTTTGTAATAACTTAGCATCCATTTCCCCTAAAAAGAATCCGTTTTTTTCTACATCCTTAGCACTAGGGATATCTTTTAAATGTCCTTTTTCTTTAATGTGTTTTTCTACTTCAATAAGTGTTGGTAATTTATATTCTTTTTCAAATACAAAGTCTGACCAACCGCTTGCTTCTACTTTTATTTCTCTTGCTCCTATTGATCCTTCTACAGCTAACTTGTGATTTCCTGTATTTAAAGTTCCTATACCTACATTACCAGTATTTAAATTGATTACCATATTATGATCATAACCATTATTAATTCTGTTTTTATCAAAACCGAAAAAACCAAAAAAATCACCTACCCCTCCTAAATTCACAGTATGTCCAGAAGATGTTTTTTGTCTAATTAACGAATGATAACTACCTGTTACCAATTGTGTATTAGAAGTAATCCCACCATTACCTGTTTTACCAGTAATCCAACTACTTCCAGGCGCAGTAAATGAAAGATTTCCGTTAATTTCTAACTTTGTTTTAGCAATTAACACTCCAATTCCAATATTACCATTTTCTAAGTTCATAACCATATTATGATCATAACCATTACTAGTTCTATTTTTGTCAAATCCAAAAATACCAAAGTAATTGCCTATTCCTCCTAAATTCACAGTATGACCGGAAGATGTTTTTTGCCTAATTAATGAATGGTAAGTACCTGTCTGTAATTGAGTATTAGAAGTAATCCCACCATTACCTGTTTTACCAGTAATCCAAGTACCTCCAGGTGCAATAAATGCTAAATTCCCACTTACGTCTAATTTAGCACTTGGAGTTGTTGTTCCAATCCCTACTCTACCATTGGCATTTAAATAAAATTTAGCAAAACTTTTTTGAGCAATAGGGTCAATACCATCACTTTTATTACTAACCCCAATCATAAAACTATTTGCATGATCGGTATATGGATTTCCTATAAACCAATTATTTGTTTGTCCTAAAGTAAATAATCCAGTACCTCTGTCATTACTATGACTCTTTAAATAAATTTTTGATGCGACATATCCATTTGAATTGTCTGCATTAACTTGAAAGTAAGTACTTACTTCGTTTTGTGCTTTAATTCCTAAACACATAGTCACCATAGCAATGACTGCAATTTTTATTTTCATACTATTTTTTTAAATAATTAATTTAGTGCAAAAATATATATTACTGAAACAACCACCTAATTTCCAGCATCAATTTGCATCATGGCATCTTCAACCTGATGTACTAATTCATCAAAATGTGCTAATCTTTTCGTTTCTCTAGTTCTATTAAAAGGTAGATCGACATTAATATGTTTTACGAAATTTGAAGGCGCATGCTTCATTATATAAATATCATCTGCTAAATACACTGCTTCTTGAATATCATGTGTTACAAACAAGATGGTTGGACTAAATTTTTCCCAAATACCTATTAATAGATCTTGCATTTGTAAGCGTGTTTTCACATCTAATGCACCAAAAGGTTCATCCATTAATAAAATTTCTGGGTTCGACATTAAACTTCTAGCAATAGCAACACGTTGTAATTGTCCTCCAGATAAGTTTGGATATTGTGCATACTTTTTTTGATGCCCATCTAAACCTACCAGTTGAATCATTTCCATTGCACGTTCATCTCTTTCTTTTTTAGAGATTCCCTGAAACTGTAATCCTAAACCAACATTGTCTAGTACCGTCATCCATGGTAAAGAAGAGTATTGCTGAAACACCATGCTTACCCGGTTTTCTTTACTTACAGGTTTCCCTTTCACCAATACAGAACCAGAAGTTGGTTCTTGTAATCCGGCTATATATCTAAGCAATGTAGATTTTCCACAACCTGACATTCCTAAAATTACACCAAATTGCCCCTGCATGGGTTTGTCTTCAATTAATAAATCTAAATTTTCAATTATTTGAGTTTTTCCATTATTATACGATTGATGTATGTTGCGTAACTCAATAATATTTCCTGTAGTAGGATTATCTATAAATTCTAATGCCATAGCTAATGTTTGTTACCTTTATTTACATGTTTAAACGGAAATAATACTTTATCAATCATTACAAAAATCTTATCCTGTAATACTCCAATAATTACAATAATTATTAAAATAGCAAAAGCTTTATCTATTCTACTTTGTCTTTTCGCTGTCCATATTAACTCACCAATTCCACCACCTTTATTTAACATTTCAACAATAGTAATGTAGGTCCAAGAAATAGCCGTTAACACTCTAATATCATCAATTAATTTAGAAAGTACATAAGGAATGTAAACCGTTTTTATTGTTTGCCAAGGCGAAGCTCCTAAAGTAAATACCGTATTTAAATATACTTTTTGAACCTCATCTATTCGTTGAACAACTACCGGAATTAAATATACAACTATACCAAAGGCTAAAAACGACACTTTCATCTGACTTCCTAAACCTAACCACATAATAAAAATACCAGTTACAGCAGTTAGTGGAATAAAACGATACGAATCTATAATTTTACTAAACAAGCCTCTAAACAAAGGTACTAACCCTAATAAAAAACCAATAGGAATAGCTACAACTATTGCTAATAAATAACCAAAAATATTTAATTTTATAGAAAAGAATGTATTTCCAATTACATCATCATCTCTATTTAATTCAGGAAATGCTTTAATTACTTTTATAGGAGAAGGTAACAATGGGTATACCTTATTTTTTATCAATCCATATTGCTCTAATTCTTCTTTATTTAAAAGTTCTAATTTATCATAACTAGCAACTAATATAGAATCGTTTTCATAATAAAGTTTATTTTCTTGCTTTAACGTTGAAACGTTTATGGATCCATTTTGTGTGATAACAGAATTTGATAAAACTTCTGCCATTAAGAACCATATTAAAACAAGAATTACGCTTCCCAAAATGGTAAGCGTAATTTTTTGTTTTGAGTCTAGTTCTCCACGTAACTCAAATAATTTTTTAAAATCAGTACTCATTAGTCTACTACTAATTCAAAGTCCGTTCTTCTATTCTTTGCCTTACAGTTAGCATTTTGATTCCTTTCGCATCCAGCAATAGGCTTATCAGGCCCGTTACCAACAATAATAAATCTGTTTTTAGGCATGTTATGCTCACTTATTAAATACTGAGCAACAGAATTAGCTCTTCTTTTAGAAAGCGCAATATTAGAAGACCTTCCTCCTACATTATCAGTATTCCCTTCAATTCTAATACGAGCATTGGCAAACGCTCTTGCTATTGGGGTAAATTGAACATCTATTAATTGCTTTGCATTATCACTTAACTGATATTCTCCAGTTCTAAAAGTGATACTTACTTTTTTAGAAGAAAGTGATTCTTTTTTAGCTACGGTTTCACTTGCCGCAGTAAACTCTTTTTGTTTTTCAGAAGTATGATTGGCTCCTATTAATGATTTTGTTTTAGACACTAAATCTCTTGTAGATAATAATCTCCAGCTTTTTGCTCCTGAAGTATTATATCCTAAGTTATTATACTTCACTTTCATTTTGTTGTATAAATCTTCTCCAGTAACACCATTATAATTTTGATTCATACCAAAAAAGTTTTCATTATCTCCATGAGTTGCTAAACGCACATTATTAATTGCATCATAACAAAAATCTTCTGGTTGTGATAAACCTTCAGCTAAAATTTTCGCTGCTTTTCTTTTATTCGCATCTGAATTATTAAGTTCAGAAGCTCCAATCATCCAACCTTCATATAAATCACGAAGTTGTTCTTTATTTTTTTCAATAAAATTTTTCTTAGAAACAAATACATCAGCAATGAT belongs to Tenacibaculum sp. MAR_2010_89 and includes:
- a CDS encoding ABC transporter ATP-binding protein — protein: MALEFIDNPTTGNIIELRNIHQSYNNGKTQIIENLDLLIEDKPMQGQFGVILGMSGCGKSTLLRYIAGLQEPTSGSVLVKGKPVSKENRVSMVFQQYSSLPWMTVLDNVGLGLQFQGISKKERDERAMEMIQLVGLDGHQKKYAQYPNLSGGQLQRVAIARSLMSNPEILLMDEPFGALDVKTRLQMQDLLIGIWEKFSPTILFVTHDIQEAVYLADDIYIMKHAPSNFVKHINVDLPFNRTRETKRLAHFDELVHQVEDAMMQIDAGN
- a CDS encoding phosphate ABC transporter substrate-binding/OmpA family protein, whose translation is MAGKRLTPFSKILIVLAIIGGVYYLLNKLRDPKVKQKINEVTSTSSSKSKDGYKDVINVGVVTWGGYAGGQYFNEGFEANTNSRFYKDYGFKVNFKVIDDFDASRDAFKNGDIDLMWATIDAFPTEVEGLSQYQPQVVFQADWSRGGDAIVARRGIRKVSDLKGKKIAVAPMTPSHSFLIWLLEAGDIKTSQVKIVEVPSAIDAADAFKSGTVDAAVVWSPDDADCVSKVAGARVLESTKNATHIIADVFVSKKNFIEKNKEQLRDLYEGWMIGASELNNSDANKRKAAKILAEGLSQPEDFCYDAINNVRLATHGDNENFFGMNQNYNGVTGEDLYNKMKVKYNNLGYNTSGAKSWRLLSTRDLVSKTKSLIGANHTSEKQKEFTAASETVAKKESLSSKKVSITFRTGEYQLSDNAKQLIDVQFTPIARAFANARIRIEGNTDNVGGRSSNIALSKRRANSVAQYLISEHNMPKNRFIIVGNGPDKPIAGCERNQNANCKAKNRRTDFELVVD
- a CDS encoding ABC transporter permease translates to MSTDFKKLFELRGELDSKQKITLTILGSVILVLIWFLMAEVLSNSVITQNGSINVSTLKQENKLYYENDSILVASYDKLELLNKEELEQYGLIKNKVYPLLPSPIKVIKAFPELNRDDDVIGNTFFSIKLNIFGYLLAIVVAIPIGFLLGLVPLFRGLFSKIIDSYRFIPLTAVTGIFIMWLGLGSQMKVSFLAFGIVVYLIPVVVQRIDEVQKVYLNTVFTLGASPWQTIKTVYIPYVLSKLIDDIRVLTAISWTYITIVEMLNKGGGIGELIWTAKRQSRIDKAFAILIIIVIIGVLQDKIFVMIDKVLFPFKHVNKGNKH